One stretch of Bremerella cremea DNA includes these proteins:
- a CDS encoding SDR family NAD(P)-dependent oxidoreductase → MSTSSDTSTGRFSGKVALVTGASDRGIGGAIVERLSKEGASVVIANRHEPKRVLKRLERLKTPHLFHTCDVTSAEQIAELKTLVDQQFGKVDFLINNAGIELCQNLEEYGEAEWQQLLDINLSGAIRMTRAFLPLLPSPGGVILNVASALGLGGCVGFSVYSASKAGLTGFTQSLAWELGPKKIRVVAIAPGIVTTPMAMRFADECESREEVEQLRQDIESVHPLGVGAPHDVANAVAFLVSDEASWITGITLPLGWAPHYDLPMHRYV, encoded by the coding sequence ATGAGCACCTCTTCCGATACTTCCACCGGACGTTTTAGCGGTAAGGTTGCTTTGGTCACCGGGGCCAGCGATCGTGGAATCGGCGGGGCGATTGTCGAGCGACTCTCAAAAGAAGGGGCTTCGGTCGTCATTGCCAACCGGCACGAACCGAAGCGGGTTCTCAAACGGCTCGAACGGCTGAAAACGCCGCACCTCTTTCATACCTGCGACGTGACCAGCGCCGAGCAAATCGCGGAACTCAAGACGCTTGTAGACCAGCAATTCGGCAAGGTCGACTTTTTAATAAACAACGCCGGGATCGAGCTTTGCCAAAACCTGGAAGAATACGGCGAGGCAGAGTGGCAACAACTGCTCGACATCAACTTGTCCGGCGCCATTCGGATGACTCGGGCATTCCTACCGCTACTTCCTTCGCCCGGCGGTGTGATCTTGAACGTGGCATCTGCGTTAGGGCTGGGTGGATGCGTAGGCTTTTCCGTCTACAGCGCCAGCAAAGCAGGCCTGACTGGCTTCACGCAGTCGCTGGCCTGGGAGCTAGGGCCCAAGAAGATCCGTGTCGTAGCGATTGCTCCAGGCATCGTCACAACCCCCATGGCAATGCGCTTCGCCGATGAATGCGAGTCACGGGAAGAAGTCGAGCAGCTTCGCCAAGACATCGAGTCCGTTCACCCGCTGGGCGTCGGTGCCCCGCACGATGTGGCCAATGCGGTCGCCTTTCTGGTTTCGGACGAAGCCAGTTGGATCACCGGCATCACACTCCCCCTTGGCTGGGCACCACACTACGACTTGCCGATGCACCGGTACGTGTAA
- a CDS encoding succinate dehydrogenase cytochrome b558 subunit has translation MRRLHSLLGLVPVGAYVIVHLLVNASVFASPKLFQRLVFHIHSLGPILPLVEWTFIFLPIIFHGVYGLIITKGGHPNTQAYPYNSNFRYTMQRATGLIAFLFIAWHVFQMHGWIHAEFWEKYVAHPLGGAEFSPYNAASSGAEAMQGSIIFPVLYAIGVLATVFHLSNGIFTFGITWGLWVSPKAQEGAKLVANCLFVALSIAGMASIVGLYTMSSEQIAEVRVQEDEAYQILSETGDILPNEHKHSKESEFYTNDDEEADSAESDR, from the coding sequence TTGCGACGCCTGCATTCCTTGCTAGGCCTGGTTCCGGTTGGCGCTTATGTCATCGTTCACTTGCTGGTCAATGCGAGTGTTTTCGCGTCACCTAAACTGTTTCAGCGATTGGTGTTCCACATTCACTCCCTCGGGCCAATCTTGCCCCTGGTCGAGTGGACGTTCATCTTTCTGCCGATCATCTTCCACGGTGTTTACGGGCTGATTATCACCAAGGGTGGTCACCCCAATACCCAGGCCTACCCGTACAACAGCAATTTCCGCTACACCATGCAGCGGGCCACGGGCTTGATTGCCTTCCTGTTCATTGCCTGGCACGTCTTTCAGATGCACGGCTGGATTCATGCTGAGTTCTGGGAGAAGTACGTTGCCCACCCACTTGGCGGGGCGGAATTCTCCCCCTACAACGCCGCCAGTAGTGGGGCCGAGGCCATGCAAGGCTCGATCATCTTCCCCGTTCTGTACGCAATCGGCGTCCTGGCGACGGTATTCCACCTGTCGAACGGTATTTTCACCTTCGGCATCACTTGGGGACTTTGGGTTAGCCCTAAAGCCCAAGAGGGGGCCAAGCTGGTCGCAAATTGTCTCTTCGTCGCCTTGTCTATCGCCGGAATGGCCTCCATTGTTGGCCTCTATACGATGAGTAGCGAGCAGATCGCCGAAGTGCGTGTGCAAGAAGACGAAGCATATCAGATTTTGTCGGAAACCGGCGATATCTTGCCCAACGAACATAAGCACTCCAAAGAATCCGAGTTCTACACAAACGACGACGAAGAAGCCGACTCGGCTGAATCGGATCGTTAA
- a CDS encoding response regulator has translation MRNSTQPVMLITDDDRSFRETMAEVFSRRGFAPLLAANGEEAIHVAQEAIVHVALFDFHMPQRTGLESISACRSMGINIPYILLTGALDSAIATQAEDVEVFSLLEKPVSIQIVTGVVKEAMASHYPWFESGR, from the coding sequence ATGCGAAATTCAACCCAACCTGTGATGCTGATTACTGACGACGATCGCTCGTTTCGCGAGACGATGGCCGAGGTGTTTAGCCGTCGGGGGTTCGCACCACTTTTGGCTGCCAATGGTGAAGAAGCGATTCATGTCGCCCAAGAAGCCATCGTGCATGTGGCGCTGTTCGACTTTCACATGCCGCAGCGGACCGGTCTAGAATCGATTTCCGCGTGTCGCAGCATGGGAATCAATATTCCCTATATCTTGCTGACAGGGGCGCTCGACTCGGCGATCGCTACCCAGGCCGAAGACGTAGAGGTTTTCTCGCTATTAGAGAAGCCCGTTAGTATTCAGATCGTCACCGGGGTCGTCAAAGAAGCGATGGCGAGCCACTATCCGTGGTTTGAGTCAGGACGCTAA
- a CDS encoding alpha/beta fold hydrolase: MKLENKTLNVAGKKTQLTVLGEGPPLLYLHSAGGETEPIAFHKKLAEKHTVYLPAHPGFALSEGLDQIEDIGDLAWHYVDLIQMLELEDVPVVSYSLGSWIASEVKLLRPRLIGPTVMIAAAGLHLEGAPMAELFIDEFDDLRKLLFFDPESQEAKDYFPSDTNDPRILMWLRAREATARVGWNPYLHNPKLKNHLHRLDSPVQLIWGRQDKLIPAAHGEYYAEHLPNARLIELEECGHMVPYEKTQEAAEIALDFLATENA; this comes from the coding sequence ATGAAACTCGAAAACAAAACGCTCAACGTCGCCGGCAAGAAAACTCAGCTCACGGTCTTGGGGGAAGGCCCTCCCCTGCTCTATCTGCATTCGGCTGGTGGCGAGACCGAGCCGATCGCGTTTCACAAAAAATTGGCCGAGAAGCACACCGTTTACTTGCCGGCTCATCCCGGCTTCGCTTTAAGTGAAGGGCTCGACCAGATCGAAGACATCGGCGATCTGGCGTGGCACTATGTCGATCTGATTCAAATGCTAGAGTTGGAAGACGTTCCGGTGGTCAGCTATTCGTTGGGATCCTGGATCGCCTCGGAAGTGAAATTGCTGCGTCCACGCTTGATCGGTCCGACGGTCATGATCGCCGCCGCTGGGCTGCATCTGGAAGGGGCTCCGATGGCGGAGCTGTTCATCGATGAATTCGACGATCTCCGCAAGCTGCTGTTCTTTGATCCAGAGAGCCAGGAAGCGAAAGATTATTTCCCCAGCGATACGAACGACCCACGCATCTTGATGTGGCTACGCGCTCGCGAAGCAACGGCCCGGGTTGGTTGGAATCCGTACCTGCACAATCCAAAATTGAAAAATCATCTGCATCGCCTCGATAGCCCAGTGCAGTTGATCTGGGGCCGGCAAGACAAGTTGATCCCAGCCGCTCATGGCGAGTATTACGCCGAGCATTTGCCCAACGCGAGACTCATCGAACTGGAAGAGTGTGGGCACATGGTTCCGTACGAGAAGACGCAAGAGGCCGCCGAGATTGCGTTAGATTTTCTTGCTACCGAAAACGCGTGA
- the sdhA gene encoding succinate dehydrogenase flavoprotein subunit has protein sequence MAEKRVLVVGGGLAGLSATMKLAELGIKVDLMSLTPVKRSHSVCAQGGINSVNDATRQLGDDEYKHFDDTVYGGDFLNHQPPVYEMAMWAPKVIDLMDRLGVTFNRTQEGFLDRRRFGGTLYKRTAFAGATTGQQLLYALDEQVRRWEVEGLVKKYEMWDFLGPIMNDEGDCVGAVAQDLFSMEIRSFRADAVVIASGGSGLVYGRSTMSMTCNGSAASRCFQAGAKYGNAEFIQVHPTAIPGADKLRLMSESARGEGGRVWVPRKPHDPRAPKDIPDSERFYFLEERYPTYGNLVPRDIATREIFDVCVNDGLSVEQDRQCVYLDLTHIEASELNRKLGGILDIYRKFQGIDPCYTPMRIFPAVHYCMGGLWTNYEKKESGGLVPGSPTNQATSIPNLYAIGEVDYHYHGANRLGANSLLSCIFSGLFVAPGLETLLNNMKPGSSAADQPASLYEAAAKKQQGRHDALLKQSGDENPYLIHQELGNMMTSAATVVRVNSQLEEGISKLADLKQRAWKCALSDTGNWSNQNVLFTKALQDMFPIAEAILKGALARDECRGAHYKPEFELPGLTSHDPAEHRRQAEEWCDKFEANIDKFLKSSIASYDGDHVDITYEEVDTSIEPPRPRLYGLVGAEEISIVWNERKAKKKAAAQEAAATN, from the coding sequence ATGGCAGAGAAGCGAGTCCTGGTTGTCGGTGGTGGTTTAGCTGGTTTGTCCGCCACCATGAAACTGGCCGAATTAGGTATCAAGGTCGACTTGATGAGCCTCACGCCGGTCAAACGCTCGCATAGCGTCTGTGCCCAAGGGGGTATCAACAGCGTCAACGACGCGACGCGGCAACTTGGTGATGACGAATACAAACACTTTGACGACACCGTTTACGGTGGCGACTTCCTGAATCACCAGCCTCCCGTCTACGAAATGGCGATGTGGGCCCCAAAGGTGATCGACTTGATGGATCGCCTCGGGGTGACCTTCAACCGCACCCAGGAAGGCTTCCTCGATCGGCGCCGCTTTGGTGGTACGCTTTACAAGCGAACTGCTTTCGCCGGGGCAACCACCGGGCAACAGCTCCTTTATGCCTTAGACGAACAAGTTCGTCGCTGGGAGGTCGAAGGCCTGGTCAAGAAGTACGAAATGTGGGACTTCCTTGGTCCTATCATGAATGACGAAGGGGACTGCGTTGGGGCCGTCGCCCAAGACCTTTTCAGCATGGAAATCCGCTCGTTCCGTGCCGATGCCGTCGTGATTGCCAGCGGTGGCTCTGGCTTGGTCTATGGCCGCTCGACCATGAGCATGACCTGCAACGGTTCTGCCGCCAGCCGTTGTTTTCAGGCAGGTGCCAAGTATGGCAACGCCGAATTCATCCAGGTTCACCCAACCGCGATCCCCGGTGCCGACAAGCTTCGCTTGATGAGTGAAAGTGCTCGTGGTGAAGGTGGACGCGTCTGGGTTCCTCGCAAGCCACACGACCCTCGTGCTCCGAAAGACATTCCCGATAGCGAACGTTTTTACTTCCTTGAAGAACGCTATCCGACCTACGGTAACTTGGTCCCGCGTGATATTGCCACGCGTGAAATCTTTGACGTTTGCGTCAACGACGGGCTAAGTGTCGAACAAGATCGCCAGTGCGTCTACCTCGACCTGACCCACATCGAAGCCAGCGAACTGAACCGGAAGCTGGGCGGGATCTTGGATATCTATCGCAAGTTCCAGGGTATCGATCCTTGCTACACTCCGATGCGTATTTTCCCGGCAGTTCACTACTGCATGGGTGGGCTTTGGACCAACTACGAGAAGAAAGAAAGCGGTGGACTGGTTCCTGGTTCGCCCACGAATCAAGCCACAAGCATCCCGAACCTGTACGCGATTGGCGAAGTCGATTACCACTACCACGGTGCCAACCGCCTGGGTGCGAACTCGCTGCTGAGCTGCATTTTCTCTGGCCTTTTCGTCGCCCCTGGCCTCGAAACGCTGCTCAACAACATGAAGCCTGGTTCATCCGCTGCCGACCAACCCGCTTCACTGTACGAAGCAGCCGCCAAGAAGCAGCAAGGTCGCCACGATGCGTTGCTCAAACAATCTGGCGACGAAAACCCATACCTGATTCATCAGGAACTGGGCAACATGATGACCAGCGCGGCGACCGTTGTGCGGGTCAATTCGCAACTGGAAGAGGGAATTAGCAAGCTGGCCGACTTGAAGCAGCGTGCCTGGAAGTGTGCCCTCTCGGATACCGGCAACTGGTCGAACCAAAACGTGCTCTTCACCAAGGCGTTGCAAGACATGTTCCCGATCGCCGAAGCGATTCTCAAAGGGGCCCTGGCTCGCGACGAATGCCGTGGGGCCCACTACAAGCCAGAGTTCGAACTGCCTGGCCTGACCTCGCATGATCCTGCCGAACATCGCCGCCAAGCCGAAGAGTGGTGCGACAAGTTCGAGGCCAACATCGACAAATTCCTCAAGAGTTCCATTGCCTCCTACGATGGGGATCACGTGGACATCACCTACGAAGAGGTAGATACCAGCATCGAACCACCTCGCCCTCGCCTCTACGGGCTGGTCGGCGCTGAAGAGATCAGTATCGTTTGGAACGAACGCAAAGCGAAAAAGAAAGCTGCCGCCCAAGAGGCTGCAGCGACGAACTAA
- the sdhB gene encoding succinate dehydrogenase iron-sulfur subunit, whose product MIAHANKPKNFYVKILRQDGPGKPSYWQRFELDYEPELNVISVLQKIAAKAKTSNGQKTTPVCWDCGCLEEVCGACTMVINGRVRQSCSALVDKLLEDGLEIELRPMTKFPVVRDLFVDRSRMFTALKKIKGWIPADGYYDLGPGPKQSRYDQETAYPLSECMTCGCCVEACPQYGKIELMQRSGESDEAFDDRKTDAYTTGFVGPAAISQVVLFNLHPTGKMIARDRLDIMAQEGGIQICGNAQNCVAVCPKKIPLTMSIGKIGRQTTFNTLRRWFDRGAKAH is encoded by the coding sequence ATGATTGCCCACGCAAATAAGCCAAAAAACTTCTACGTGAAAATTCTCCGCCAAGATGGCCCGGGGAAGCCGAGCTATTGGCAACGGTTCGAGCTCGATTACGAGCCTGAGCTGAACGTGATTAGCGTGCTGCAGAAGATCGCGGCGAAGGCCAAGACTTCCAACGGCCAGAAGACCACGCCTGTTTGCTGGGACTGTGGCTGCCTGGAAGAAGTGTGTGGCGCTTGCACAATGGTGATCAACGGTCGCGTGCGTCAATCGTGCTCGGCATTGGTCGACAAGCTGCTGGAAGACGGCCTGGAAATCGAACTTCGCCCAATGACGAAGTTCCCGGTCGTTCGCGACCTGTTCGTCGACCGCAGCCGCATGTTTACCGCCCTCAAGAAGATCAAAGGCTGGATTCCTGCCGACGGATACTACGACCTAGGCCCCGGTCCGAAGCAATCTCGTTACGACCAGGAAACGGCTTACCCACTCAGCGAGTGCATGACCTGTGGCTGCTGCGTGGAAGCTTGCCCGCAGTACGGCAAGATCGAACTGATGCAGCGTTCGGGCGAATCTGACGAAGCGTTTGATGATCGCAAGACCGATGCCTACACCACTGGTTTCGTCGGACCGGCCGCGATCAGCCAGGTGGTGCTGTTCAACCTGCACCCAACCGGCAAGATGATCGCCCGCGACCGGCTTGATATCATGGCCCAAGAAGGCGGAATTCAAATCTGTGGCAACGCCCAGAACTGCGTGGCTGTCTGCCCGAAGAAAATTCCGTTAACAATGAGCATCGGCAAAATTGGTCGCCAAACGACCTTCAACACCCTTCGCCGCTGGTTCGATCGTGGTGCCAAGGCTCATTAA